The proteins below come from a single Mangifera indica cultivar Alphonso chromosome 16, CATAS_Mindica_2.1, whole genome shotgun sequence genomic window:
- the LOC123198760 gene encoding dof zinc finger protein DOF1.1-like — protein MIQELLAGAGFIASERKFSITGTILEGTPSLSPSPVSSSSSSSTTAAAAAASASTATTTVTSTNSNSSSSSENQNLRCPRCDSSNTKFCYYNNYNLTQPRHFCKTCRRYWTKGGALRNVPIGGGCRKNKNTTVSTSIAKSSTASKMKTVAYEFGRSGLGNGFDHHDLPSNPILWASPQSSQLLALLRSSHSQNPNVNSVKEEAGLIGTTHHVMGEPPVATSALNSRTMMLDPLNQQVPSLGLCSPIWKNSHQQAQNSYQQNGFLVGHEAQNSGIQELYQRLKSSTNYYADHSTTPLLLGNAASSSSSSSTTTTTTILESSPVAPSELSFWNPTLSWSDLPTTNGAYP, from the coding sequence ATGATTCAAGAACTCCTAGCAGGCGCCGGTTTTATTGCAAGTGAGAGGAAGTTTTCCATCACTGGAACCATTTTGGAAGGCACTCCTTCTCTTTCACCTTCtcctgtttcttcttcttcttcttctagtactactgctgctgctgctgctgcttctGCTTCTACTGCAACAACTACTGTCACCTCTACTAATTCAAACTCTTCATCCAGTTCTGAGAATCAAAACTTGAGGTGCCCACGTTGTGATTCTTCTAATACCAAGTTTTGTTACTACAACAACTATAATCTTACTCAGCCTCGCCACTTCTGCAAGACTTGCCGTCGTTATTGGACTAAAGGTGGTGCTTTGAGAAATGTTCCCATTGGTGGTGGATGTCGCAAAAACAAGAACACCACTGTGTCTACTTCTATTGCTAAATCATCTACTGCTTCTAAGATGAAAACTGTTGCATATGAGTTTGGAAGATCGGGCCTTGGTAATGGATTTGATCATCATGATCTTCCATCAAACCCAATTTTGTGGGCTTCACCTCAAAGTTCTCAGCTTTTAGCCTTACTCAGATCCTCACACTCACAAAACCCTAATGTTAATTCTGTGAAAGAGGAGGCAGGTTTAATTGGAACTACTCATCATGTGATGGGTGAGCCACCTGTTGCAACTTCTGCACTAAATTCCAGAACCATGATGTTGGATCCTCTTAATCAGCAGGTTCCTTCTCTAGGTCTTTGCAGCCCAATTTGGAAAAACTCTCATCAGCAAGCTCAAAACTCTTACCAACAAAATGGTTTCTTAGTTGGCCATGAGGCTCAAAACTCAGGGATTCAAGAACTGTATCAGAGGCTCAAATCATCAACTAACTATTATGCTGATCACTCAACAACACCACTGCTTCTGGGCAATGctgcttcttcttcatcatcatcttcaacaacaacaacaacaaccatTTTAGAGTCATCTCCAGTGGCCCCAAGTGAATTGAGTTTCTGGAATCCAACTCTCTCTTGGTCCGATCTCCCCACAACTAATGGTGCATATCCTTGA
- the LOC123198496 gene encoding autophagy-related protein 101 codes for MNCEVCQLKELEVEHYELREVLRCILHTIVFQRALGLVRPKDIDLELFEITYVQCGDADVEKKIDEKIEQFISWVEKHPNKKSQICLSFYEVKKSKQSWFPNKIERLYWEQWYVNLNVSQLPRAHSSKSQHSKVIVDPGENASEERSARRAALEASLRDVLFQIIKFVNEKKDHVPPISEGVIYFPFEITMPSSSDSAFGMDMIKRMLQTGHPTMLS; via the exons ATGAACTGCGAAGTCTGCCAACTCAAAGAATTG gaAGTCGAACACTATGAATTGCGAGAAGTTTTACGCT GCATATTACACACAATTGTGTTTCAACGGGCATTAGGTCTTGTGCGGCCTAAGGACATTGATCTAGAACTGTTTGAAATCACATAT GTGCAATGTGGGGATGCGGAtgttgaaaagaaaatagacgAGAAGATTGAACAATTCATAAGTTGGGTTGAAAAACACCCCAACAAAAAAAGTCAA ATATGTTTATCTTTCTATGAAGTCAAAAAAAGTAAACAGTCATGGTTCCCTAACAAGATTGAACGCCTATATTGGGAACAGTGGTATGTGAACTTGAATGTGTCCCAACTCCCAAGAGCACATTCTAGTAAGTCTCAGCATTCCAAAGTTATTGTTGATCCTGGAG AGAATGCATCAGAGGAGCGAAGTGCTCGCCGGGCAGCACTTGAAGCTTCTCTTCGCGatgttttatttcaaataataaaatttgtaaatgagAAAAAGGACCATGTTCCCCCTATATCTGAGGGTGtcatttattttccatttgaaatAACTATGCCAAG TTCATCGGATTCTGCTTTTGGGATGGATATGATAAAGAGAATGCTGCAGACTGGGCATCCAACCATGCTCAGCTGA
- the LOC123198897 gene encoding L-ascorbate oxidase homolog, which yields MTSAALLHLICGVLAVLSVSLVNADDPYRYLTWTATYGTLSPLGVPQQVILINGQFPGPQLDVQTNDNIVINLVNNLDQPFLLTWNGIKQRKDSWQDGVLGTNCPIPPNSNFTYHFQTKDQIGTYMYFPSTLMHRVAGGYGALNVHQRPRIPIPYPIPDGNFTLLIGDWFKTSHQTLQQTLDSGNSLPFPDGVLINGQAQNTFTGDQGKTYMFKISNVGISTSFNFRIQGHTMKLVEVEGSHTLQNIYDSLDVHVGQSLSVLVTLNQPPKDYYIVASTRFAEQVLTATAVLHYSNSQAPAAGPLPAAPSYQFDGSLQQARNIRWNLTANAARPNPQGSFHYGNITVTKTIVLANSASLINGKLRYAVNGVSYVNSDTPLKLADYFNISGVFSENSIQSVPSAGPPTVATSVLQTNLHDFAEIVFQNNENTMQSWHLDGYDFWVVGYGSGQWTEDQRKTYNLVDAPTRHTTQVYPQSWTAIYVSLDNQGMWNLRSAIWERQYLGQQFYLKVFSPVHSLANEYDPPSNLLLCGQAVGQMQPST from the exons ATGACAAGTGCAGCCTTGCTCCACCTGATTTGTGGAGTTTTGGCTGTTTTGAGCGTTTCTTTGGTGAATGCAGATGACCCATATAGGTATCTCACATGGACTGCCACTTATGGAACCCTTTCTCCTCTTGGCGTTCCCCAACAG GTGATTCTTATCAATGGTCAATTCCCTGGACCTCAATTGGATGTGCAGACCAATGATAACATCGTTATCAACCTTGTTAACAATCTGGATCAACCTTTCCTCTTGACATG GAATGGTATTAAACAGAGGAAGGACTCCTGGCAAGATGGAGTTTTGGGAACCAATTGCCCCATCCCTCCAAATTCAAACTTCACCTATCATTTTCAAACCAAGGATCAGATTGGAACCTATATGTATTTTCCTTCAACTCTTATGCACAGAGTTGCTGGAGGATACGGAGCACTCAATGTCCATCAGAGACCGAGGATTCCAATCCCTTATCCTATCCCTGATGGAAATTTCACTTTACTTATTGGAGATTGGTTCAAGACTAGCCATCAG ACATTGCAACAAACTTTGGACTCAGGGAATTCTCTTCCATTTCCTGATGGAGTTCTTATAAATGGCCAAGCGCAAAACACCTTCACTGGTGATCAAG GAAAAACCTATATGTTCAAGATCTCAAATGTGGGCATATCGACTTCATTCAACTTCAGGATTCAGGGTCACACAATGAAGCTGGTTGAGGTCGAAGGATCTCACACACTTCAGAACATATATGATTCACTTGATGTGCATGTTGGTCAATCTCTATCTGTCTTGGTAACCTTAAATCAGCCTCCCAAGGATTACTACATCGTTGCATCCACAAGGTTTGCTGAGCAGGTTCTCACAGCTACTGCAGTATTACATTATTCTAATTCGCAAGCCCCAGCTGCAGGGCCGTTGCCTGCTGCTCCTTCATACCAATTTGATGGGTCTCTGCAGCAAGCCAGAAATATCAG GTGGAACCTGACAGCAAACGCTGCCAGGCCAAACCCTCAGGGCTCATTCCATTACGGAAATATAACAGTAACAAAGACAATCGTTCTGGCCAACTCAGCATCTTTAATAAACGGAAAGCTGCGATATGCGGTTAATGGTGTCTCCTATGTGAACTCTGATACCCCTCTGAAGCTCGCTGATTATTTTAACATCTCAGGAGTTTTCAGTGAGAATTCAATCCAAAGTGTACCATCTGCTGGTCCCCCAACTGTAGCTACCTCTGTTTTGCAAACCAATCTCCATGACTTTGCTGAGATTGTCTttcaaaacaatgaaaatacCATGCAGTCCTGGCATCTTGATGGTTATGATTTTTGGGTTGTCGG CTATGGTTCTGGACAATGGACAGAAGACCAGAGAAAAACCTACAATCTCGTTGACGCTCCCACTAGGCACACAACTCAG GTCTATCCACAATCTTGGACTGCTATATATGTGTCCTTAGATAATCAAGGTATGTGGAACCTGAGGTCTGCGATATGGGAGAGGCAATATCTTGGACAACAATTTTATCTCAAAGTTTTTAGTCCAGTCCACAGCCTCGCCAATGAATATGACCCTCCCTCTAATCTTCTACTTTGTGGGCAAGCTGTGGGGCAGATGCAACCATCAACTTAA
- the LOC123199676 gene encoding L-ascorbate oxidase homolog: protein MRKAIFLEFLIGILACLSVFLVNAEDAYRYLTWTVTYGRVSPLGTHQQGIFINGQFPGPAIEGVTNDNLIVNVINKLDEPFLITWNGIKQRRTSWQDGVLGTNCPIPPNTNWTYKFQLKDQVGTFNYFPSTQMHRAFGGYGALNIAERSVITTPYSIPDQEFTLLISDWFKNFTDHKALRKRLDDGYTLPVPDSLLINGRPNSLSFIGQTGKTYKFRVSNLCIETSINFRIQRHTMTLVEVEGSHTLQEVYDSIDVHVGQSVAVEITLNGPPKDYYIVASSRFTKPVLTTTAILHYDGSHTPASLPLPTAPTYQLHWSMKQARTIRTNLTANAARPNPQGSFHYGTIPVVRTIVLENTAAKINGKLRYAVNGISYVDPSTPLKLADWFNIPGVFDLNTIKDKPTQGAPAKPGVSVIGLTLHDFVEIVFQNNKTTVQSWHLDGSSFYVVGYGNGQWTPDMRKRYNLADAVSRHTVQVYPSSWSAIYVSLDNKGMWNLRSAIWSRRYLGQQLYLRVWNNQSSPYTETDVPPNELYCGKAKHP, encoded by the exons ATGAGAAAAGCCATTTTCCTGGAATTTTTAATCGGAATATTGGCTTGCTTGAGCGTCTTTCTGGTTAATGCAGAAGACGCATATAGATATCTCACTTGGACTGTTACATACGGCAGAGTTTCTCCTCTCGGTACTCATCAACAG GGGATTTTTATCAATGGCCAGTTTCCAGGGCCTGCGATTGAAGGTGTGACCAATGACAACTTAATTGTAAATGTCATTAACAAGCTGGATGAGCCTTTCCTCATTACATG GAATGGAATTAAGCAAAGAAGAACCTCATGGCAAGATGGAGTGCTGGGAACCAACTGCCCAATTCCTCCAAACACAAATTGGACGTACAAATTCCAGTTGAAAGATCAAGTGGGCACCTTTAATTACTTCCCTTCAACACAAATGCATAGAGCTTTTGGAGGTTATGGGGCTCTAAATATTGCAGAAAGGTCGGTCATAACAACCCCATATTCCATCCCTGATCAAGAATTCACCCTTCTCATTAGTGATTGGTTCAAGAACTTTACTGACCACAAG GCTTTGCGGAAAAGACTTGATGATGGCTATACATTGCCAGTTCCTGATAGTCTTCTTATCAATGGCCGGCCTAACTCTTTGTCCTTCATTGGTCAAACAG gGAAAACCTACAAATTCAGGGTGTCAAATTTATGCATAGAAACATCCATCAACTTCAGGATCCAGCGGCATACGATGACACTAGTTGAAGTCGAAGGATCTCACACTTTGCAGGAAGTTTACGATTCCATTGATGTTCATGTGGGTCAATCTGTAGCTGTTGAAATTACATTAAATGGGCCACCAAAAGATTATTACATCGTTGCTTCTTCTCGTTTCACCAAGCCTGTTCTTACTACTACTGCTATTCTTCATTATGATGGCTCTCACACTCCAGCTTCTCTTCCCTTGCCTACTGCTCCCACTTATCAACTTCACTGGTCTATGAAGCAAGCCAGGACCATCAG AACGAATTTGACAGCAAATGCAGCGAGGCCGAATCCTCAAGGATCATTCCATTATGGCACCATACCAGTTGTGAGGACAATTGTTTTAGAGAATACAGCAGCAAAGATAAACGGCAAGCTTCGATATGCTGTTAATGGGATCTCCTATGTGGATCCATCGACGCCATTGAAGCTTGCTGACTGGTTTAACATCCCTGGTGTCTTTGATCTCAACACCATCAAGGACAAGCCCACTCAGGGTGCTCCTGCCAAGCCTGGCGTCTCTGTCATTGGACTCACACTTCATGACTTCGTTGAAATCGTCTTCCAGAACAACAAAACAACTGTGCAATCTTGGCATCTCGATGGATCCAGTTTCTATGTTGTTGG TTATGGTAACGGTCAGTGGACACCCGATATGAGGAAAAGGTACAATTTGGCTGATGCTGTTTCCAGACACACAGTTCAG GTATATCCAAGTTCTTGGAGCGCAATATATGTGTCATTGGACAACAAGGGCATGTGGAATTTGAGGTCTGCCATCTGGTCAAGGCGGTATTTAGGGCAGCAATTGTATCTACGAGTGTGGAACAACCAAAGTAGCCCGTACACAGAGACTGATGTTCCTCCAAACGAATTGTATTGTGGCAAGGCCAAACACCCTTAG